From the genome of Pelosinus fermentans DSM 17108:
AATATTCGATCTGCCTCAGGGCAATTAGCGAGTGCGTCAGAGGAAATGGCGACATCGACGGAAGAGGTAACTTCTTCTAGTGAAGATGTATCTAAAAATATGCAGCACTTAGCGCAAGAAGCAGATTTAGGCAATCAATCCATGCTGGAAGCATCTCAAGCATTAGTAGAGTTATCCAGTCTCATTCAAATTGCAAAATCAAAATCGGAAAATACCATTACAAATTCCGAGAATACATTGCATGCAGCAGAAGAAGGGCGAGAAAGAGTTACTGAATCAGTGAAAAAAATGGATAATATTAAAGAGCAAACGCAAAATTCCAGTCAAGTCATTGAAGAACTTAACACCTATTCACAGCAAATTTCACAAATTACAAATACCATTACCAACTTGGCTAAGCAGACCAATCTTTTAGCTCTTAATGCGGCGATTGAAGCTGCCCGGGCGGGGGAACATGGACGAGGCTTCGCCGTTGTTGCCGAAGAAGTACGTAAATTGGCAGAACAATCGGATCAAGGTGCTCAAGAGATTACGTCCTTAGTAAAGATGGTCACTGAAAAAACAAACCTTGCAGTGACAGCCATGGCTCAAAATGCTGTTGAGGTAGATTCTGGTGTTTCGACTGTTAATGAAGCGGGAGGCGCTTTGGATAGTATTTTGCAGGCTGTGAAGCAAACCGTGACAGAAACAAAAGATATCGGTGATGTAACTTCTTCGGAAGTTGCAAGTTCCGAGCAAATCGTAAAATTAATTAATGGTCTTGCAACGATGATAGAAAGTGTTGCAGCTCATGGTGAAGAAATTGCAGCCTCTTCTGAGCAGCAGTCAGCGGCTATGCAGACTGTAGCAGCTAGTGCGGAAGAAACAAGCGCTATGGCTCATCAGTTAAGAACTTCTGTGGAGAAGTTTAAACTATAAAAGAAATGGCGAGAGTGGTTCCAATTAAAAGAGAATAGTAAGAAGATCTTGTCGATGATAAAACAGTCTGGCAAGGTCTTTTACTGTTTTTTAATGCTTTACACAAAATCAAGGATAGGAAAGAAGGGATCTCGGAAATAATGTCCTTAGATGATATAAATATATAGTTGGAGGATCATGAATGGTAACAATATATAGTATATTAGTCATCGTTATGCTAGCCATATTCTGGGTGAATTGGCGTTTACTAACTCAATGGTTTCTTAATGGAAATTTTTCTAGTAAAAATTATATGTATTGGCTTGTAACGGGACTTGCTTGGTTCTTTATTAACTATAATTGGTGGTTCCAGCCAGATGCTGCTTTTTTCTATCGATGGATAACCCCGGTTGTTGATTTTGCTTACGTTTGGATTATCAGCGGAGTTGTTTTGCTTTGCTTTTTTCCTGTATTATTTGCCATAAGACGGTTGCTAAATCTTACGAATGTTAAAAAAGAAACTGGTAAGATGGATGTCAGTCGTCGTACATTTTTGCAAAGTGTACTTTATGCTGCACCTGTATTATCCTTAGGAATAAGTGCTAAAGGCGTATATTCAGCAGAAAAGGAAATGGTAATCGAGCATGTAGTGCTGCCTTTTGAAGGACTTTCTCAAGAGTTAGCAGGGTTTAAAATAGCACAAATTAGTGATACCCATTTAGGACCATTTTTTAGTTTGGAACGATTGGATGAAGTATTGCAACTGATTATAAAAGAAAAACCAAACATGGTAGTGATAACAGGAGATCTAATTGATGATTTGAATTTACTTGACGCAGCAGTAATAAAACTTAGCGAGTTCTGCTCCTTAATACCCTATGGTGTTTATTTCTGCTGGGGTAATCACGAATATTTTCGGGACATTAATCGGATTAGCAGAGCTTTGCACAATAGTCCGATCCATGTTCTGAGAAATGGTAATATTCCGGTTCAGGTAGGAGGAACGACTGTATATATATTAGGTGTTGATTATCCTTGGCCAAAAGATCTTGGAGAAAAGGAACGAACACGGCAACAATTTATGGCAAAGGCTGAACAGAATATACCGAAAGATGCTTTTAAAGTATTATTGGCACATCATCCCGATTTTTTGTTTAATGCTTTTGCATCCCAAATACCACTTACTCTATCAGGGCATACCCATGGAGGACAAGTTAATATCTTAGGAAAGTCCTTACTGCCGGTAAGTTATCATTATATGCGTGGGCTTTATCAGGAAAATCATTCCTATGGATATGTTAGTCCAGGGACAGGACAATGGATACCCTTTCGTCTTGGTTGTCCACCTGAAATTAGTGTATTTACTTTAACAGTTAAGAATCCGTAATGGCATAATGATAAACAGGCTTTGCTTTTATACTGAAAAGAGCAAAGCCTGTTTATCATTATATGTTATTCGCTGTTTCTTTATAGAACTACTAACGGATATAATTCTGTATTTTCCTTATCCACGCGCCTTTGAAGGGCTGTGAAGACTTTTTGCGATTCAATAAGAAAGGCCGCCGGATTAGCAGAAATTTTATTTGTAGTGGCAAAGTTGTTTTTAAATTCTTCAAATACTTGGGCTAAGCCGCCCATTTCTGTGTAAAATTTTTGACTGATGTTTTTAATGTTAAGATTATTGTGATTCATTAAAGACGGATATAAAAATTTGTCTTCACTTATGGCATGAATTTTAAGTTTTCCTGATAATTGATTTAGCAGTAATGCAATAGCAGCCGCATTAGCTTTTACCTGTTCTTCTGATCTATGTATGGATATTTTCCCCATTAAAACGAAAAAATCCTGATGTTGTCTTTCTAAATTTCCTGTATCAATCATGGTACATCCTCCATATCATTCTTTTTCACTTCTTATATTGTAAGTATAGAGCAAAGCATGTATAGATACTGTGATGCTTGTCACAATAATAGAATTGAATCTAATTCTTCTTTATCTTTTGACGAATCCTTTTAAGCGTCGTACAATATAAGGATATAGCATGTGATTAAAGGCCATTACATAGCATGTATTATTAGGAGGTAAATGTGGTATATAATCCAACAAATCCAATGATTGTTCAAGGCGATTTTTCTGTATTGCTGGAAGCATATCATCCCGATTTTGAAATCGTTCGCAGCGGATTGTCTGCGTTTGCAGATTTAGAAAAAAGTCCTGAACATATCCATACATATCGTATTACTCCTTTATCTTTATGGAATGCT
Proteins encoded in this window:
- a CDS encoding methyl-accepting chemotaxis protein, with product MKIKLKIGAKIAVSFAIVIVLIFIMAINSFISLNDAKNDLENINQANVRMAIADAITIQYKITVSDLRAYAAYGDDIYLNRINNDFEKVIQLENDFLALARPEKKQEFQAVIDETMKYKNTIIAEFVPLAKEYNLLIAAGDYSKAQETKVKLADFAKRVAPQSQAIEEALDGFAQSNVEVANGSIKESISSNNTVIITSGIISFVVLVLGIIIAITLTNMIRRPVVKLTEIAHQYANGDLRSQVEVASSDEIGELSASLQEMHKNFVEMITNIRSASGQLASASEEMATSTEEVTSSSEDVSKNMQHLAQEADLGNQSMLEASQALVELSSLIQIAKSKSENTITNSENTLHAAEEGRERVTESVKKMDNIKEQTQNSSQVIEELNTYSQQISQITNTITNLAKQTNLLALNAAIEAARAGEHGRGFAVVAEEVRKLAEQSDQGAQEITSLVKMVTEKTNLAVTAMAQNAVEVDSGVSTVNEAGGALDSILQAVKQTVTETKDIGDVTSSEVASSEQIVKLINGLATMIESVAAHGEEIAASSEQQSAAMQTVAASAEETSAMAHQLRTSVEKFKL
- a CDS encoding metallophosphoesterase, which encodes MVTIYSILVIVMLAIFWVNWRLLTQWFLNGNFSSKNYMYWLVTGLAWFFINYNWWFQPDAAFFYRWITPVVDFAYVWIISGVVLLCFFPVLFAIRRLLNLTNVKKETGKMDVSRRTFLQSVLYAAPVLSLGISAKGVYSAEKEMVIEHVVLPFEGLSQELAGFKIAQISDTHLGPFFSLERLDEVLQLIIKEKPNMVVITGDLIDDLNLLDAAVIKLSEFCSLIPYGVYFCWGNHEYFRDINRISRALHNSPIHVLRNGNIPVQVGGTTVYILGVDYPWPKDLGEKERTRQQFMAKAEQNIPKDAFKVLLAHHPDFLFNAFASQIPLTLSGHTHGGQVNILGKSLLPVSYHYMRGLYQENHSYGYVSPGTGQWIPFRLGCPPEISVFTLTVKNP
- a CDS encoding hemerythrin domain-containing protein, which produces MIDTGNLERQHQDFFVLMGKISIHRSEEQVKANAAAIALLLNQLSGKLKIHAISEDKFLYPSLMNHNNLNIKNISQKFYTEMGGLAQVFEEFKNNFATTNKISANPAAFLIESQKVFTALQRRVDKENTELYPLVVL